A single window of Drosophila suzukii chromosome 3, CBGP_Dsuzu_IsoJpt1.0, whole genome shotgun sequence DNA harbors:
- the LOC108015705 gene encoding uncharacterized protein, with protein sequence MSATTRTGLVPTPKRHVKYLKKRRNQHGDVSRMPLKFEATPMPLSLRPFGGLFNPFAKGCSVLCNHPAPSGVKDVINQLKTSLAIEGKSQQHGKQDKIPEEAEQQPHEDNIPEDLFRRYAETDSRPMTPTPTVTSIHTRTSASAGSFYRRCITPEWGKHENIKRKKIILDLRRSHSQETLYWKPSSDLTQSGLDEDKKPKSAGANEDKKPKRQPSNEQRPKSSLATANSAPGGDASSDLEAKPKGCINEHELSDEDVRRGKKRKKLKPAQATTTFHLSEDPETQVAALGPDSLNPSTRPSLIPNSLTLLPKDKREAEREPILLKGSFLTDEAFQALKTDLDVDLIENTFGRYLNRALREAIKYMPPKPKTVPKPVKDEVPPETTSKMPRKFSKSATRFDVPMDLSMLKNMTPWDYLSKCVWVSQQRKQLYKRVFLKYLSRIEEPESELAAMGNDELPEYKYRERTLVWQSLPQALEDVLEFHGTKKNVQGTLRMLGYEPEGSGDLDFRAWCGIVSFAERLALADESGSDDSCDELEKADFNSMEQIMPDFAVPENLKEIFNIIRKTHKTRY encoded by the exons ATGAGCGCCACAACACGTACTGGATTAGTTCCGACGCCCAAGAGGCATGTCAAGTATCTTAAAAAG CGACGGAATCAGCATGGCGATGTTTCGCGAATGCCGCTCAAGTTCGAGGCCACGCCCATGCCGCTTTCGCTACGCCCCTTTGGAGGGCTCTTTAACCCCTTTGCCAAGGGATGCTCGGTGCTGTGCAACCATCCAGCTCCTTCTGGGGTTAAGGATGTGATCAATCAGCTGAAGACATCGCTGGCGATTGAGGGCAAGAGTCAGCAGCACGGAAAGCAGGATAAAATTCCCGAAGAGGCGGAACAGCAGCCCCATGAGGACAATATTCCGGAGGATCTGTTCCGGCGATATGCGGAAACGGACTCGCGACCCATGACGCCAACTCCCACGGTGACAAGCATCCACACCAGAACCAGTGCCAGTGCCGGATCCTTCTACCGACGATGCATAACCCCGGAATGGGGAAAACACGAGAACATTAAGAGGAAGAAGATCATATTGGACCTGCGGAGGTCCCACTCCCAGGAAACTCTCTACTGGAAACCCAGTTCGGACCTCACACAAAGTGGCTTGGATGAGGACAAGAAACCCAAGAGCGCGGGGGCCAACGAGGACAAGAAGCCCAAGAGGCAGCCTTCCAACGAGCAGAGGCCCAAATCTTCGCTGGCCACTGCCAATTCGGCTCCAGGAGGAGATGCCTCTAGTGATCTGGAGGCCAAGCCCAAGGGCTGCATCAACGAACACGAACTTAGCGACGAGGATGTGCGCAGGGGCAAGAAACGCAAGAAACTCAAGCCAGCTCAAG CCACTACAACCTTCCACCTGAGTGAGGATCCAGAGACCCAGGTGGCTGCTCTGGGCCCCGATTCACTCAATCCCAGTACCAGACCTAGTTTAATCCCGAATTCCCTCACCTTGCTGCCCAAGGATAAACGGGAGGCAGAACGAGAACCGATCCTCTTAAAGGGAAGTTTTCTCACCGATGAAGCCTTTCAGGCCCTGAAAACCGATTTGGATGTGGATCTAATTGAAAACACATTTGGAAGATAT CTCAATCGAGCTCTTAGAGAAGCCATTAAATACATGCCACCAAAGCCCAAAACGGTGCCTAAGCCCGTTAAAGATGAAGTTCCTCCAGAAACCACGTCCAAGATGCCGAGAAAGTTCTCCAAATCAGCGACGAGATTCGATGTGCCCATGGATCTTTCTATGCTAAAAA ATATGACCCCCTGGGACTATTTAAGCAAGTGCGTCTGGGTGTCGCAGCAGAGAAAACAACTATATAAAAGagtatttttaaagtatttgAGTCGAATCGAGGAGCCGGAAAGTGAGTTGGCGGCCATGGGAAACGACGAACTGCCGGAATACAAATACAGGGAAAGAACCCTCGTCTGGCAGAGTCTACCGCAAGCTCTAGAGGATGTCCTCGAGTTCCATGGCACCAAGAAAAATGTGCAGGGCACTCTTAGAATGCTGGGTTACGAGCCCGAAGGGTCTGGTGACCTGGACTTTCGAGCCTGGTGCGGAATCGTCTCATTCGCAGAGAGATTGGCACTCGCTGATGAGTCAGGATCGGATGATTCATGCGACGAGTTGGAAAAGGCCGACTTTAACAGCATGGAGCAAATAATGCCAGACTTTGCTGTGCCCGAAAATCTCAAGGAAATTTTCAACATAATTCGCAAGACGCATAAAACTAGGTACTGA
- the LOC108015709 gene encoding phosducin-like protein: MATLEDKLLGEKLEYYCSSSEGEDNGDEGDDSKGASGKSRSSGLTIDTNPDAAPAGGFRQQGSTNTGPKGVVKDWQRFKQLEAERRDETERQRLALAKKLTITTATSAEDEERKRQEELDSELDELMSEEFLQQYQKQRMAEMLRQTGHHQQFGQVQQLTSHGEFLECVEQENKHTTIIIHIYERQLAACTTLNKCLDSLASDYPSIKFAKICSSVAGMSRDFRTKGLPALLVYKAQAVIGNFVRLTDDLSDDFFASDVESFLIEHGILVDRALYN, translated from the coding sequence ATGGCCACTTTGGAGGACAAATTGCTGGGTGAGAAACTGGAGTACTactgcagcagcagcgagGGCGAGGACAATGGCGACGAGGGGGATGATTCCAAGGGGGCTTCCGGCAAATCCCGATCCTCCGGCCTGACCATTGACACAAATCCGGATGCGGCTCCGGCAGGCGGATTCCGGCAGCAGGGCTCCACGAACACGGGGCCCAAAGGCGTGGTCAAGGACTGGCAGAGATTCAAGCAGCTGGAGGCGGAGCGCCGGGATGAAACGGAGCGCCAACGGTTGGCATTGGCCAAGAAGCTCACCATTACCACGGCTACATCGGCGGAGGATGAGGAGCGCAAGCGGCAGGAGGAGCTGGACTCCGAGCTGGATGAGCTGATGAGCGAGGAATTCCTGCAGCAGTACCAGAAGCAGCGGATGGCCGAGATGCTACGCCAGACAGGACACCACCAGCAGTTTGGCCAGGTGCAGCAGTTGACCAGCCACGGGGAGTTCCTTGAGTGCGTGGAGCAGGAGAACAAGCACACCACCATCATCATCCACATCTACGAACGCCAATTGGCCGCATGTACTACCCTGAACAAGTGCCTGGACAGTCTGGCCAGCGATTATCCGTCCATCAAGTTCGCCAAGATCTGCAGTTCCGTGGCCGGAATGAGTCGGGATTTCCGCACCAAAGGATTGCCAGCCCTGCTGGTTTACAAGGCCCAAGCGGTCATCGGAAACTTTGTGAGGCTAACAGACGACCTCAGCGACGACTTCTTTGCCTCCGACGTCGAGAGCTTTCTCATCGAGCACGGCATTTTAGTGGACCGAGCTCTGTACAATTAA